One Rosa chinensis cultivar Old Blush chromosome 3, RchiOBHm-V2, whole genome shotgun sequence DNA window includes the following coding sequences:
- the LOC112194675 gene encoding ATPase family AAA domain-containing protein At1g05910, with protein MDYMDGGPDGMNPYPQQGYMLMNNIRNIATSSVVYQQKSMSPENVYLMGESSNSSNCPHPLDGGANPFPIPGQNPRLYGRRLSKLYYKTSSMMSDKGRRKKRGGASRIGEMMRHGTTTPIASLNTDYVSDSSNDMMKPSIKNPGAYQDAAASPYKHDRREGLRPRRSNTISTQDIIFGYDNDDPGSSVDQDIEYNDDGQKDDGDIGEGQDGRRRYHFRNRNRSQVQVDRFSVDQGMGPKVGKDVRECGSPVHKRHRITRTDDSALDQAQTAGPSSEGGTDIQPLQLVDRSVSFEDIGGLSQYIDALKEMVFFPLLYPDLFASNHITPPRGVLLCGPPGTGKTLIARALASAASKAGQKVSFYMRKGADVLSKWVGEAERQLKLLFEEAQRNQPSIIFFDEIDGLAPVRSSRQEQTHNSIVSTLLALMDGLDSRGKVVLLGATNRVDAIDGALRRPGRFDREFNFPLPGCEARAEILDIHSRKWKHPPSNELKLELAASCVGYCGADLKALCTEAVIRAFRDKYPQVYTSDDKFVIDVDSVRVEKYHFVEAMSTITPAAHRGAAVHSRPLSLVVAPCLQRHLQKAMSYISDIFPPIAVSSELTKLSGLSACGSAIPPVYRPRFLLCGGEGSGLDHLGPAILHELNQFPVHCLGLASLLSDPSAKTPEEALVHIFGEARRTTPSILYLPQFNLWWGRAHEQLGAVFLTLLQEVPSDLPILLLATSSEVDAITSSIFSERSVYQVTGTPSNEDRCLFFDRLIEAALSVLLEGRNKRSQAELPKAPKVASGPKVSESNAKVESEQRALCLLQMCLRDVCNRILSDERFSAFHHPILDEDAPNYHSIIQNPMDVATLLQRVDSGLYVTCEAFMQDVDLIVSNAKAYNGDDYNGARIVSRAYELGYVVQGMLQSQMGPGLIAYCHEIAAQGGPEDVTVVTKASARLRKVNLDPSYEAQKRLFVQRTETCDIPQLERLYARIVKDIFNIGDRDKSNILPPMNLIFKYLSKFAEDEANF; from the exons ATGGACTACATGGACGGCGGTCCAGACGGCATGAATCCGTACCCGCAGCAGGGGTATATGCTCATGAACAACATAAGGAACATAGCAACGTCGTCTGTGGTGTACCAGCAGAAATCCATGAGCCCCGAGAACGTGTACCTTATGGGTGAATCCTCTAATTCATCAAATTGTCCTCACCCTTTAGACGGCGGCGCTAATCCTTTCCCTATTCCAG GGCAAAACCCTCGGTTATATGGTCGGCGGCTCAGCAAGTTGTATTACAAGACGAGTAGCATGATGAGTGACaaagggagaagaaagaagagaggtGGTGCCTCCAGAATTGGTGAGATGATGCGCCATGGCACCACTACTCCGATTGCCTCCCTCAATACAGATTATGTATCAGACAGTTCCAATGACATGATGAAACCCTCTATCAAGAATCCGGGTGCATATCAAGATGCAGCAGCATCACCTTACAAGCATGATCGACGTGAAGGATTGCGACCTCGTCGCTCAAACACAATTTCAACTCAAGATATAATTTTTGGGTATGACAATGATGATCCTGGTAGTTCGGTTGACCAGGATATTGAATACAATGATGATGGTCAGAAAGATGATGGTGATATTGGTGAGGGCCAAGATGGAAGAAGACGGTATCATTTTCGAAATCGAAATCGTTCACAAGTCCAAGTCGACAGGTTCTCTGTTGATCAAGGAATGGGGCCAAAGGTCGGTAAGGATGTAAGAGAGTGTGGATCCCCAGTTCACAAGCGTCATCGAATTACAAGGACTGATGATTCTGCGCTCGACCAAGCTCAAACTGCTGGGCCAAGCTCAGAGGGAGGGACAGACATACAACCTCTGCAGCTGGTTGATCGTAGTGTCAGTTTTGAGGATATAGGGGGGCTTTCTCAATATATTGATGCTCTGAAGGAAATGGTTTTCTTTCCTTTACTCTATCCAGATCTCTTTGCGAGTAATCATATCACCCCACCAAGGGGTGTCTTGTTATGTGGTCCTCCTGGTACTGGGAAGACATTAATTGCCAGAGCCTTAGCCTCTGCTGCATCCAAGGCTGGCCAGAAAGTTAGTTTTTACATGAGGAAGGGTGCAGATGTGCTAAGCAAGTGGGTTGGCGAGGCTGAAAGACAATTGAAACTTCTTTTTGAGGAAGCACAGAGAAATCAACCTTCAATCATATTCTTTGATGAAATAGATGGCCTGGCTCCTGTAAGATCCAGCAGGCAAGAGCAAACTCATAATTCTATTGTGTCTACATTGCTTGCTCTCATGGATGGTCTTGATTCCCGTGGAAAAGTGGTTTTGCTCGGAGCAACCAACCGAGTTGATGCAATTGATGGAGCTTTGCGGCGCCCCGGTAGATTTGATCGTGAATTCAACTTTCCTTTGCCTGGCTGTGAGGCCCGTGCTGAAATTTTAGACATTCACAGTCGGAAATGGAAGCATCCTCCTTCGAATGAGTTAAAATTGGAGCTTGCAGCTAGCTGTGTTGGATACTGTGGTGCTGATTTAAAGGCTCTTTGCACTGAAGCTGTCATTCGTGCTTTCCGTGACAAATATCCTCAGGTCTACACAAGTGATGATAAATttgtaattgatgttgattCAGTAAGGGTTGAAAAGTATCACTTTGTTGAAGCCATGTCAACAATCACCCCAGCTGCTCACAGAGGTGCTGCTGTGCACTCTAGGCCATTGTCTTTAGTAGTTGCACCATGCCTGCAGAGGCATCTACAAAAAGCCATGAGCTATATATCCGATATTTTTCCTCCGATTGCAGTGTCATCAGAATTGACCAAGCTTTCCGGCCTGTCTGCTTGTGGCTCTGCCATTCCTCCTGTTTACAGGCCTCGGTTTCTTCTATGTGGTGGTGAAGGTTCTGGCCTGGATCATCTAGGGCCTGCTATTTTACATGAACTCAACCAGTTTCCTGTTCATTGTCTAGGACTTGcatctcttctatctgaccctAGTGCAAAGACACCAGAGGAAGCGCTGGTACATATTTTTGGTGAAGCAAGGAGAACGACGCCATCCATTCTCTACTTGCCACAGTTCAATCTGTGGTGGGGCAGGGCACATGAGCAGCTCGGCGCGGTTTTTCTGACTTTGCTACAAGAAGTTCCATCTGATTTACCTATATTACTACTTGCAACGTCATCTGAAGTTGATGCCATCACCTCTTCAATATTCTCCGAACGTTCTGTCTATCAGGTGACCGGTACGCCATCTAATGAAGACAGATGTTTGTTTTTTGACCGTCTGATCGAAGCTGCCTTGTCAGTCTTGTTGGAGGGCAGGAATAAAAGGTCTCAGGCTGAACTTCCGAAGGCTCCAAAAGTGGCAAGCGGTCCAAAGGTGTCAGAGTCAAACGCCAAGGTAGAATCTGAGCAGCGTGCTCTTTGCCTATTGCAGATGTGCCTCAGAGATGTTTGCAATCGAATTCTATCCGATGAGAGGTTTAGTGCTTTTCACCATCCCATCTTGGATGAGGATGCTCCAAACTATCACTCAATTATCCAAAATCCTATGGATGTTGCGACCCTGCTGCAGCGTGTTGACTCTGGGCTGTATGTTACATGTGAAGCATTCATGCAAGATGTTGATCTTATAGTTTCCAATGCAAAGGCTTATAATGGAGATGATTACAATGGGGCTAGGATTGTTAGTAGAGCTTATGAGCTTGGATACGTGGTACAGGGAATGCTGCAGTCACAGATGGGCCCTGGACTGATTGCATATTGTCACGAGATTGCTGCTCAAGGTGGCCCAGAAGATGTAACTGTTGTCACAAAGGCGAGTGCTCGACTTCGTAAGGTAAATCTGGATCCTAGCTACGAGGCACAAAAGAGGCTTTTTGTGCAGCGGACCGAAACTTGTGACATTCCACAGCTGGAGAGGCTTTACGCAAGAATTGTGAAGGACATTTTCAACATCGGGGACAGAGACAAAAGCAATATATTGCCACCTATGAATTTAATTTTCAAGTACTTGTCTAAATTTGCAGAGGATGAAGCAAACTTCTGA
- the LOC112193086 gene encoding superoxide dismutase [Cu-Zn] 2 has product MGSVKAVAVISGGDKCPLLRGALQFVQGPQGPTHVRGKISGLSPGLHGFHIHALGDTSNGCNSTGPHFNPLNKAHGAPSDKDRHAGDLGNVTAGPDGVAEVSVDDWQIPLSGPHSILGRAVVVHADPDDLGKGGHELSKSTGNAGARVGCGIIGLQSSV; this is encoded by the exons ATGGGCAGTGTGAAAGCAGTGGCTGTCATCAGCGGGGGAGATAAGTGCCCCCTGCTCAGAGGCGCTCTTCAATTCGTGCAGGGCCCCcaag GGCCAACCCATGTTAGAGGAAAAATTAGTGGCCTCTCTCCTGGCCTTCATGGCTTCCATATTCACGCTCTTGGTGATACCTCCAACGGCTGCAATTCCACTG GACCTCACTTCAATCCACTGAACAAGGCCCATGGAGCTCCTTCAGACAAGGACCGTCACGCCGGTGATTTGGGTAACGTCACTGCAGGCCCAGATG GAGTTGCTGAGGTTTCTGTTGACGACTGGCAG ATTCCACTAAGCGGACCTCATTCCATTCTTGGGAGGGCGGTTGTAGTGCATGCTGACCCTGATGATCTTGGCAAAG GTGGACATGAACTCAGCAAATCTACTGGGAATGCAGGAGCAAGAGTTGGATGCG GTATAATTGGCCTTCAGTCGTCTGTTTAA